The proteins below come from a single Asanoa ferruginea genomic window:
- a CDS encoding nuclear transport factor 2 family protein — protein sequence MTDRPPLPPFDRASALVKVQAAEDAWNTRDPERASLAYTVDSVWRNRDQFLVGRPAIVAFLTDKWSHELDYALRKNLWSFTDDRIAVRFQYESHDPSGQWWRSYGNELWEFDEHGLMRRREASINDVRIDESDRRIHGPRPKGEHEPDLPTQ from the coding sequence ATGACCGACCGACCACCACTGCCGCCGTTCGACCGGGCCAGCGCGCTGGTCAAGGTGCAGGCCGCGGAGGACGCGTGGAACACCCGCGATCCGGAGCGCGCCTCGCTCGCCTACACAGTGGACTCGGTGTGGCGCAACCGCGACCAGTTCCTGGTCGGCCGCCCGGCGATCGTCGCGTTCCTGACCGACAAGTGGTCCCATGAGCTGGATTACGCGCTGCGCAAGAACCTGTGGTCGTTCACCGACGACCGGATCGCGGTGCGCTTCCAATACGAGTCGCACGACCCGAGCGGCCAATGGTGGCGCAGCTATGGCAACGAGCTGTGGGAGTTCGACGAGCACGGCCTGATGCGCCGGCGCGAGGCGAGCATCAACGACGTGCGGATCGACGAGTCCGACCGGCGCATCCACGGCCCGCGCCCGAAGGGCGAGCACGAACCCGACCTGCCGACGCAGTGA
- a CDS encoding aldo/keto reductase, which yields MALDQYVTLGRSGLRVSPFALGAMTFGDDPGGAGCSVAESEKILATYLEQGGNFVDTANFYTNGHSEKILGDYFAARPGLRDRVVLASKFFGNMFPGDPNGGGAGRGSIIAQLDESLRRLQTDHLDLYWLHNWDRHTPIEETLRTLDDLVRAGKIRHVGFSNTPAWLTAQAQTMAQLKGWTPLIALQVEYSLLARTVEGELAPLALDQGMALVPWSPLKNGFLSGKYRRGTSVTDSARTAFVGGPTEADYEVIEAVATIAESLGTTAAAVSLAWLRARAGTVVPIVGARRVAHLESNLAGLSVTLTPDQLRTLDEISAPTLNYPAPMHGAQRAMLQFAGTTVDGEESAVYPPLVQSSVRY from the coding sequence ATGGCACTTGACCAGTATGTGACCCTCGGCCGATCCGGCCTCCGCGTCAGCCCGTTCGCGCTCGGCGCGATGACCTTCGGCGACGATCCCGGCGGTGCCGGCTGCAGTGTCGCGGAGTCCGAGAAGATCCTGGCCACCTACCTGGAGCAGGGCGGCAACTTCGTCGACACCGCCAACTTCTACACCAACGGCCACTCGGAGAAGATCCTCGGCGACTACTTCGCCGCCCGGCCGGGCCTGCGCGACCGCGTGGTGCTCGCGTCGAAGTTCTTCGGCAACATGTTCCCCGGCGACCCCAACGGCGGCGGCGCCGGCCGTGGCTCGATCATCGCCCAGCTCGACGAGAGCCTGCGCCGGCTCCAGACCGACCACCTCGACCTCTACTGGCTGCACAACTGGGACCGGCACACCCCGATCGAAGAGACGCTGCGTACGCTCGACGATCTGGTCCGGGCAGGCAAGATCCGTCATGTCGGCTTCTCCAACACGCCCGCCTGGCTCACCGCACAGGCCCAGACCATGGCCCAGCTCAAGGGCTGGACCCCGCTGATCGCGTTGCAGGTCGAGTATTCGCTGCTGGCCCGCACCGTCGAGGGCGAGTTGGCGCCGCTGGCGCTCGACCAGGGCATGGCGCTGGTGCCGTGGAGCCCGCTGAAGAACGGCTTCCTGTCCGGGAAATACCGGCGCGGCACATCGGTCACCGACTCCGCCCGCACGGCCTTCGTCGGTGGGCCGACCGAGGCCGACTACGAGGTCATCGAGGCCGTCGCCACGATCGCCGAGTCGCTCGGGACCACCGCGGCGGCGGTGTCGCTGGCCTGGCTGCGCGCCCGCGCCGGCACTGTCGTGCCGATCGTCGGCGCGCGCCGGGTGGCACACCTGGAGAGCAACCTCGCGGGCCTTTCGGTCACGCTGACCCCCGACCAGCTCCGCACGCTGGACGAGATCTCCGCGCCGACGCTGAACTACCCGGCCCCGATGCACGGCGCGCAACGGGCGATGCTCCAGTTCGCCGGCACGACCGTCGACGGCGAAGAGTCCGCCGTGTATCCGCCACTGGTGCAGAGCAGCGTTCGCTACTGA
- a CDS encoding VOC family protein, whose amino-acid sequence MIGRLHHTILDCPDPAALARFYSELLGLPITYRDDDFAVVSTSDRASGLAFQRAPDHRPPTWPDPAVPQQIHLDVMVDDRAAAGAAVLKLGATKLDGEGVYADPAGHPFCLIPLPSWADPVCAEIG is encoded by the coding sequence ATGATCGGACGGTTGCACCACACGATCCTCGACTGCCCCGACCCGGCGGCGCTGGCCCGGTTCTACAGCGAGCTGCTCGGTCTGCCCATCACGTACCGTGATGACGATTTCGCGGTTGTCTCGACCTCCGACCGGGCCTCCGGCCTGGCCTTCCAGCGCGCCCCGGACCATCGGCCGCCGACCTGGCCCGACCCGGCGGTCCCGCAGCAGATCCATCTCGACGTGATGGTCGACGACCGGGCCGCCGCCGGCGCCGCCGTCCTGAAACTGGGCGCCACCAAGCTCGACGGCGAGGGCGTCTACGCCGACCCGGCCGGGCATCCGTTCTGCCTGATCCCACTCCCGAGCTGGGCCGATCCGGTGTGTGCTGAAATCGGATGA
- a CDS encoding nuclear transport factor 2 family protein yields the protein MGLIDTRPETEPTMAEQTPPAPIAAMIEATNAADSAAFVAAFTDDAYVRDGSREFTGHNGVADWDRTDNIGVGMQFEVLSTEPAGDDAYVVTIRATSRRFNGTGPMRVTLRDGLISRLEIG from the coding sequence ATGGGTTTGATCGACACCCGACCCGAGACGGAGCCGACCATGGCCGAGCAAACGCCGCCGGCACCCATCGCGGCCATGATCGAGGCGACCAACGCCGCCGACTCGGCCGCTTTCGTCGCGGCGTTCACCGACGACGCCTACGTCCGTGACGGCAGCCGCGAGTTCACCGGCCACAATGGAGTCGCCGACTGGGACCGCACCGACAACATCGGTGTCGGCATGCAATTCGAGGTGCTCTCGACCGAGCCAGCCGGCGACGACGCCTACGTGGTCACCATCCGCGCGACCAGCAGACGCTTCAACGGCACCGGCCCGATGCGCGTCACCCTGCGCGACGGCCTGATCTCCCGCCTCGAAATCGGCTGA
- a CDS encoding PH domain-containing protein produces MIDFSNGSVFKLNPARLEDLGPLVAPLLIPEERLVSCFKAMRDFVVFTDKRLIAVNVQGITGKKRDFTSLPYSKIQAFSIETAGTFDLDAELDLWFSGLGKVRLEFKGSADIRELGQLVARYVL; encoded by the coding sequence ATGATCGACTTTTCCAATGGTTCTGTCTTCAAGCTCAACCCAGCCCGGCTCGAGGACCTCGGGCCGCTGGTGGCGCCCCTCCTGATCCCGGAGGAGCGCCTGGTGTCGTGCTTCAAGGCGATGCGCGACTTCGTCGTGTTCACCGACAAGCGGCTGATCGCCGTCAACGTCCAGGGGATCACCGGAAAGAAGCGCGACTTCACTTCGCTTCCGTACAGCAAGATTCAGGCCTTTTCGATTGAGACCGCGGGCACGTTCGATCTCGACGCAGAGCTAGACCTGTGGTTCAGCGGGCTCGGCAAGGTGCGCCTCGAGTTCAAGGGGAGCGCCGACATCCGGGAGCTCGGCCAGCTTGTGGCGCGCTACGTGCTGTAA
- a CDS encoding FBP domain-containing protein gives MEPLDEGAIRGSFVNCSKGEASRIKLPAGFTDGGVPWADLDFLGWTDPGAPQRALLVVPGADGPTGIVLRRPEVRRISAMRSSMCSVCLTDHAASGVALFVAPLAGPEGRKGNTIGEYMCADLACSLYLRGKRQPKLRLVRRDETLSLEERIDRAMTKLAAFTDRVAASH, from the coding sequence ATGGAACCACTCGACGAGGGCGCGATCCGCGGCTCCTTCGTGAACTGCAGCAAGGGCGAGGCCAGCCGCATCAAGCTCCCCGCCGGCTTCACCGACGGCGGCGTGCCCTGGGCCGACCTCGACTTTCTCGGCTGGACCGACCCCGGCGCCCCACAGCGGGCGCTGCTGGTCGTGCCCGGCGCCGACGGCCCCACCGGCATCGTGCTGCGCCGCCCGGAGGTGCGCCGGATCAGCGCGATGCGGTCGAGCATGTGCAGCGTCTGCCTGACCGACCACGCCGCGTCGGGCGTGGCGCTCTTCGTGGCGCCGCTGGCCGGGCCGGAGGGCCGCAAAGGCAACACGATCGGCGAATACATGTGCGCCGACCTGGCCTGCTCGCTCTACCTGCGCGGCAAGCGCCAGCCGAAGCTGCGCCTCGTCCGGCGCGACGAGACCCTAAGCCTGGAAGAGCGGATCGACCGGGCGATGACCAAGCTGGCGGCGTTCACGGATCGTGTCGCCGCCAGCCACTAG
- a CDS encoding DUF418 domain-containing protein, with protein sequence MSSQVAQRRTGPAPGAGQPRDVDALRGFALFGMLVVTISSFGAPHVVVVLFVELTFLLLFAFLLGYSGGGRVRHLIRPRTALILAGGLIAAVAAMVGALSFADGPTPLPGPVRVQVPLALALFLVGLAAGGRRLLAHARLLSLAQVIGFRVGVAGAVASALLSPLPALALTVPTALFLAAACGATLLRFFRTAAGAGLADALAPAGRMALSNYLGQSVVLALLFTGFSLGTLLSTLVGGGLFAGQIVVSAWWLGRHSCGPVEWLLRRPRWDV encoded by the coding sequence ATGTCCTCACAAGTGGCGCAGCGCCGCACCGGGCCGGCACCCGGTGCGGGTCAACCGCGCGACGTCGACGCCCTTCGCGGGTTCGCGTTGTTCGGCATGCTGGTGGTCACCATTTCGTCCTTCGGTGCCCCGCACGTGGTCGTGGTGCTGTTCGTCGAGCTGACGTTCCTCCTGCTGTTCGCGTTCCTGCTCGGATACAGCGGCGGCGGACGGGTGCGGCACCTGATCCGGCCACGCACGGCGCTGATCCTGGCCGGCGGCCTGATCGCCGCGGTGGCGGCGATGGTCGGCGCGTTGTCGTTCGCCGACGGGCCGACCCCGCTGCCCGGGCCGGTGCGGGTGCAGGTCCCGCTCGCCCTCGCCCTGTTCCTGGTCGGGCTCGCCGCCGGTGGGCGGCGGCTGCTGGCACACGCCCGGCTGCTGTCCCTGGCCCAGGTGATCGGCTTCCGGGTCGGCGTGGCCGGCGCGGTCGCGAGTGCGCTGCTCAGCCCCCTGCCGGCTCTCGCGCTGACTGTCCCGACGGCCCTGTTCCTCGCGGCCGCGTGCGGCGCCACCCTGCTCCGGTTTTTCCGGACCGCCGCTGGCGCCGGCCTGGCCGACGCTCTCGCGCCTGCGGGGCGGATGGCGCTGAGCAACTATCTCGGCCAGTCGGTGGTGCTCGCCCTGCTGTTCACCGGTTTCAGTCTCGGCACGCTGCTGTCGACCCTGGTCGGGGGCGGGTTGTTCGCAGGACAGATCGTGGTCAGCGCCTGGTGGCTCGGGCGGCACTCCTGCGGTCCGGTGGAGTGGCTGCTACGACGGCCGCGCTGGGACGTCTAG
- a CDS encoding AraC family transcriptional regulator, which produces MMQLDELRTLLARHARPDFGTAIDGVLISKVDRALPPSPAMSGTVLAVIAQGAKRLALGDRVYEYRAGQYLVASVDLPVTGHFTEVSRERPALGFGLTLRPDAVAELLLSAGPGATAATPPGIAVSDAPAELLDAVIRLLRLLDQPRDRAVLAPMVIREILWRLINGEQGDVVRQLGVADSNLRHVARAVRWIRDNYAQPFRVEDVARLAGMSVSAFHRNFQAVTAMSPIQFQKQIRLQEARLLLATRPTDIAGVGLRVGYDSPSQFSREYRRQFGAPPSEDLARLRPALP; this is translated from the coding sequence ATGATGCAGCTCGACGAGCTCCGCACCCTGCTGGCGCGGCACGCCCGGCCCGACTTCGGCACCGCCATCGACGGCGTGCTGATCTCGAAGGTCGACCGGGCGCTGCCGCCGTCGCCAGCGATGTCGGGCACGGTGCTCGCGGTGATCGCGCAGGGAGCGAAACGCCTGGCCCTCGGCGACCGGGTGTACGAGTATCGCGCCGGCCAGTATCTCGTCGCCTCGGTCGACCTGCCGGTCACCGGCCACTTCACCGAGGTCAGCCGGGAACGGCCGGCGCTCGGCTTCGGGCTGACCCTGCGCCCGGACGCCGTCGCCGAACTGCTGCTCAGTGCGGGGCCCGGCGCGACGGCCGCCACGCCGCCCGGTATCGCGGTCAGCGACGCGCCGGCCGAGTTGCTCGACGCGGTGATCCGGCTGCTCCGCCTGCTCGACCAGCCGCGCGACCGGGCGGTGCTGGCACCCATGGTGATCCGCGAGATCCTGTGGCGGCTGATCAACGGCGAGCAGGGCGACGTCGTACGCCAACTCGGTGTCGCCGACAGCAACCTGCGGCACGTGGCGCGCGCCGTGCGGTGGATCCGCGACAACTACGCCCAGCCGTTCCGGGTCGAAGACGTGGCGCGGCTCGCCGGGATGAGCGTGTCGGCGTTCCACCGCAACTTCCAGGCGGTCACCGCGATGAGCCCGATCCAGTTCCAGAAGCAGATCCGGTTGCAGGAGGCCCGGCTGCTGCTCGCCACCCGGCCCACCGACATCGCCGGCGTCGGGCTGCGGGTCGGCTATGACAGCCCGTCACAGTTCAGCCGGGAGTATCGCCGGCAGTTCGGCGCCCCGCCGAGCGAAGACCTCGCCCGCCTGCGCCCCGCGCTGCCGTAG
- a CDS encoding ABC transporter permease yields MSSQATITPSIAYAIVLVILVVIAAAVAGVARLEISRALVVASIRALVQLAAISLLIVAVLRSWGLTAVFVTSMLTIAAFTSGGRVGRRSPVIALPILGGVVPVLALVLATGTVPRTPTAVVPIAGILIGGAMTATSLAGRRALETLRTRHGEYEAALALGFADRDAALELCRTSAAEALVPALDQTRTVGLVTLPGAFVGVLLGGASPIAAGAAQLLVLVGLLAVEMIAAALTVEFVARGIIKPAQ; encoded by the coding sequence ATGTCTTCCCAGGCCACGATCACCCCTTCCATCGCGTACGCCATCGTGTTGGTGATCCTGGTTGTCATCGCGGCCGCGGTCGCCGGCGTGGCCCGGCTGGAGATCTCCCGGGCATTGGTCGTCGCGAGCATCCGCGCGCTCGTGCAGCTCGCCGCGATCTCGCTGCTCATCGTCGCGGTGCTGCGCTCGTGGGGGCTGACCGCGGTCTTCGTCACCTCGATGCTGACGATCGCGGCGTTCACCTCCGGCGGCCGGGTCGGGCGGCGCTCGCCGGTGATCGCGCTGCCCATCCTCGGCGGCGTCGTGCCCGTGCTCGCGCTCGTGCTGGCCACCGGGACCGTCCCGCGCACGCCGACCGCCGTGGTGCCGATCGCCGGCATCCTGATCGGCGGTGCGATGACCGCGACCTCGCTCGCCGGCCGGCGAGCGCTGGAGACGCTGCGGACCCGGCACGGCGAGTACGAGGCGGCGCTGGCCCTCGGCTTCGCCGACCGCGACGCCGCGCTGGAACTGTGCCGGACGAGCGCCGCCGAAGCGCTCGTCCCGGCCCTCGACCAGACCCGCACGGTCGGCCTGGTGACGCTGCCCGGCGCGTTCGTCGGCGTGCTGCTCGGCGGCGCCAGCCCGATCGCGGCCGGCGCCGCCCAGCTACTCGTGCTCGTCGGCCTGCTTGCGGTCGAGATGATCGCCGCGGCGCTGACCGTCGAGTTCGTCGCGCGCGGCATCATCAAGCCCGCTCAGTAG
- a CDS encoding peptidoglycan recognition protein family protein yields MRVPGVPFVQGRNSFTDADGKHFGIAIHNTSNANLASAEDEADFATRRTDGISAHFYCDKNSIVQSLDTNARAGHAGSTEGNQNSIAVEITGQNSFSRQRWLDSVAWDKLASTLAFVIRNDPDYAGFKVRRATVAEMRDNPKIKAFYGHDDMRRAFGGTTHTDPGPNFPWDHLIAVVKAAVDEQEDDMFSDNDRNALTSANFRAMGVYADLDEITYRTVNGASRTEPNKAKVARLALERKVAELAARPQLDIEELAEAIAKRINGH; encoded by the coding sequence ATGCGCGTTCCAGGAGTCCCGTTCGTGCAGGGACGCAACAGTTTCACCGATGCCGATGGGAAGCACTTCGGCATCGCCATCCACAACACCTCGAACGCGAATCTCGCCTCGGCGGAGGACGAGGCGGACTTCGCCACCCGACGCACCGACGGGATCAGCGCGCACTTCTACTGCGACAAGAACTCGATCGTGCAGTCGCTCGACACGAACGCCCGCGCCGGGCACGCCGGGTCGACGGAAGGCAACCAGAACTCGATCGCGGTCGAGATCACCGGGCAGAACTCGTTCAGCCGGCAGCGCTGGCTCGACTCGGTCGCCTGGGACAAGCTGGCCAGCACGCTCGCGTTCGTCATCCGCAACGACCCGGACTACGCGGGCTTCAAGGTCCGCCGGGCGACGGTCGCCGAGATGCGTGACAACCCGAAGATCAAGGCCTTCTACGGCCACGACGACATGCGCCGCGCCTTCGGCGGCACCACACACACCGACCCGGGACCGAACTTCCCGTGGGACCACCTGATCGCGGTCGTCAAGGCCGCGGTCGACGAGCAGGAGGACGACATGTTCAGCGACAACGACCGCAACGCCCTGACCAGCGCGAACTTCCGGGCGATGGGGGTCTACGCGGACCTCGACGAGATCACCTACCGGACGGTCAACGGCGCCAGCCGGACCGAGCCCAACAAGGCCAAGGTGGCCCGGCTGGCGCTCGAGCGCAAGGTCGCCGAGCTGGCCGCCCGCCCGCAGCTCGACATCGAGGAGCTCGCCGAGGCGATCGCGAAGCGGATCAACGGCCACTGA
- a CDS encoding TetR/AcrR family transcriptional regulator, which translates to MAGGRPRAFDSDRALDQALEVFWRQGYEGTAISDLTKAMGINNAPSLYNAFGNKEQLFSKVLDRYADGPARYIRAAFDQPTARGAVESLLHGAADATTDPDHPRGCITVQGALACSPGAEAARAELTARRAAGEAALRARLERAAADGELPAGSDPEGLARYFTTIYQGVAVQAAGGATREQLHQIVDTAMTVWPAPATT; encoded by the coding sequence ATGGCAGGAGGACGGCCGCGCGCCTTTGACAGTGACCGGGCCCTTGACCAGGCGCTGGAGGTGTTCTGGCGGCAGGGCTACGAGGGCACCGCCATCTCCGACCTCACCAAGGCCATGGGCATCAACAACGCGCCCAGTCTCTACAACGCCTTTGGCAACAAGGAGCAACTGTTCAGCAAGGTGCTCGACCGCTATGCCGACGGGCCCGCCCGCTATATCCGTGCGGCTTTCGATCAGCCGACGGCGCGGGGCGCGGTGGAAAGCCTGCTGCACGGCGCCGCCGACGCGACGACGGATCCTGATCATCCGCGCGGCTGCATCACTGTCCAGGGCGCCCTGGCCTGCTCGCCCGGTGCGGAGGCCGCGCGAGCCGAGTTGACCGCGCGGCGGGCGGCCGGCGAGGCGGCCCTGCGGGCGCGGTTGGAGCGGGCCGCCGCCGACGGGGAACTCCCGGCCGGCAGCGATCCCGAGGGCCTCGCGCGCTACTTCACGACCATCTACCAGGGCGTCGCGGTCCAGGCGGCCGGCGGCGCGACCCGGGAGCAACTGCACCAGATCGTCGATACGGCCATGACCGTCTGGCCGGCGCCGGCAACCACCTGA
- a CDS encoding SDR family NAD(P)-dependent oxidoreductase has product MGQLDGKTAVVTGGTSGIGLATAERFAAEGAHVYVTGRRQDALDAAVAKIGPNATGVRGDVADLADLDRLYATVANQNRRIDVLFANAGGGEFSTLEQVTEKHFDQTFGGNTKGMLFTVQKALPLLNDGASVILQSSNAGTLGNEAFGVYAASKAAVRSFARTWAAELKGRSIRVNAISPGTIDTPGIDGLVPSQDQADQLKTYMASTIPMGRIGRPDEVASAALFLASDQSTFITGIELFVDGGRNQI; this is encoded by the coding sequence ATGGGGCAGCTTGATGGCAAGACCGCGGTCGTGACCGGCGGCACCAGCGGGATCGGCCTGGCCACGGCGGAGCGGTTCGCCGCGGAAGGGGCGCACGTCTACGTCACCGGCCGGCGCCAGGACGCGCTCGACGCCGCCGTGGCCAAGATCGGGCCCAACGCGACCGGGGTACGCGGCGACGTCGCCGACCTGGCCGACCTGGACCGGCTCTACGCGACGGTGGCCAACCAGAACCGGCGCATCGACGTGCTGTTCGCCAACGCCGGCGGCGGTGAGTTCTCCACGCTCGAGCAGGTCACCGAGAAGCACTTCGACCAGACGTTCGGCGGCAACACCAAGGGGATGCTGTTCACGGTGCAGAAGGCGCTGCCGCTGCTCAACGACGGCGCGTCGGTCATCCTCCAGTCGTCGAACGCCGGCACGCTCGGCAACGAGGCGTTCGGCGTCTACGCGGCCTCCAAGGCGGCCGTGCGCTCCTTCGCCCGCACCTGGGCCGCGGAGCTCAAGGGCCGGTCGATCCGGGTCAACGCCATCAGCCCGGGCACCATCGACACCCCCGGCATCGACGGTCTCGTCCCGAGCCAGGATCAGGCCGACCAGCTCAAGACCTACATGGCGAGCACGATCCCGATGGGCCGGATCGGCCGCCCCGACGAGGTGGCCAGCGCGGCCCTGTTCCTCGCCTCGGACCAGAGCACCTTCATCACCGGCATCGAACTCTTCGTCGATGGCGGCCGCAACCAGATCTGA
- a CDS encoding aldo/keto reductase: MAYVPAADRYDSMPYRHTGRSGLRLPAVSLGLWQNFGENRPFETHRAIVRRAFDRGVTSLDVANNYGPPVGAAEETLGRILATDLRPYRDELVVATKAGYNMWPGPYGVDSSRKYLLASLDQSLRRLGLDYVDIFYSHRFDAGTPIDETMRALDTAVRQGKALYVGISSYSAAHTFEAARLARELGTPLLVHQASYSMFNRWIERDLLGVLDQEGMGCVAFSPLAQGMLTDHYLHGVPTASRAARHGSLPAEWLTDENLAKVRALRDIAARRGQTLPQLAVAWTRRDPRITSTLLGASSVTQLDDTLGALDNTGFDDAELAEIDRYATDSGINMWAASSEA, encoded by the coding sequence ATGGCGTACGTCCCGGCGGCTGACCGGTATGACTCCATGCCCTACCGGCACACCGGCCGCAGCGGCCTGCGGCTCCCGGCGGTCTCCCTCGGGCTGTGGCAGAACTTCGGCGAGAACCGCCCGTTCGAGACCCACCGCGCGATCGTGCGGCGGGCCTTCGACCGGGGCGTGACCAGCCTCGACGTGGCCAACAACTACGGGCCGCCGGTCGGCGCCGCCGAGGAGACGCTCGGCCGGATCCTGGCGACCGACCTCAGGCCCTACCGTGACGAACTCGTGGTGGCCACCAAGGCCGGCTACAACATGTGGCCCGGCCCCTACGGTGTGGACAGTTCCCGCAAGTATCTGCTCGCCAGCCTCGACCAGAGCCTGCGCCGGCTCGGCCTGGACTACGTCGACATCTTCTACTCGCACCGGTTCGACGCCGGCACCCCGATCGACGAGACGATGCGCGCGCTCGACACCGCCGTCCGCCAGGGCAAGGCGCTCTACGTGGGCATCTCGTCCTACTCCGCGGCGCACACCTTCGAGGCGGCCCGGCTGGCCCGCGAGTTGGGCACGCCGCTGCTCGTACATCAGGCAAGTTATTCGATGTTCAATCGATGGATCGAACGTGACCTGCTCGGCGTGCTCGACCAGGAAGGGATGGGCTGCGTCGCGTTCTCGCCGCTGGCGCAGGGGATGCTGACCGACCACTACCTGCACGGCGTGCCGACCGCCTCGCGCGCGGCCCGGCACGGTTCGCTGCCGGCGGAGTGGCTGACCGACGAAAACCTCGCGAAGGTACGCGCACTGCGCGACATCGCCGCCCGCCGGGGCCAGACGCTGCCCCAGTTGGCCGTCGCGTGGACCCGCCGCGACCCGCGGATCACCTCCACCCTGCTCGGCGCGAGCAGCGTCACCCAACTCGACGACACGCTCGGGGCGCTCGACAACACCGGCTTCGACGACGCGGAACTGGCCGAGATCGACCGCTACGCCACCGACTCCGGCATCAACATGTGGGCGGCCTCCAGCGAGGCCTGA